CTTGCTTGACGTGCAAGGGGTCGCAGGTTCGAGCCCTGCCGTGCTCACCATGTGTTTCAGAGGACGAATCAGTTGGACATAGAGATAAATATTGACGGGAAGCAAGGCAGGTTTTCCTCGGGAACGACCGTCGGGGAAGTGCTCGCAGAACTTGAAGGAGACAAGCGTACCGTGGGGGCCGTCGTAGACGGTCAGATAGTTGATTTCTGGCACCGCCTTGAGGGCGACTGCGACCTTCTGCCCGTAAAAAGCAATACAGACTCCTCTCTGGGGCTCCTCAGGCACACTACGGCCCACGTTCTCGCTGAAGCCGTCCAGTCTCTTTTCCCCGAGGCGCGGGTCACCATAGGTCCCGTGATAGAGAACGGGTTTTACTACGATTTTGATTTTGAAAGGGGCTTTACTCCCGAGGACCTTGAGAACATTGAATTGAAGATGCTTGAGGTAATAAAGAAGAACCGGCCTCTGGTCAGGAAAACGGTCACGAGGGAGGAGGCTGTAGCCACTTTCTCCGGGATAAAGGAGAACTACAAGGTGGAGATAATAAACGACCTTCCCGAAGGGGAGGAGATAACCATATACGATCAGACAGACTGGTATGATCTCTGCAGGGGACCCCATCTTCCCTCAACGGGACTCATAAAGGCCTTTAAGCTCACGAGTTCCGCGGGGGCTTACTGGAGGGGCAACGAGAACAACCCGATGCTTCAGAGAATTTACGGAACGGCATTCTGGAACAAAAAGGATCTGCGCAAGCATCTGCGCGACCTTGAGGAGGCAAAAAAAAGGGACCACCGCAAGCTTGGAAGGGAGCTTGATCTCTTCAGCGTTAATGACGAGATAGGTCCCGGCCTCATTCTCTGGCATCCGAGGGGGGCGAAGGTAAGAAGCGTGATAGAGGATTTCTGGAAAAAGGAGCATGTCTCTCGGGACTACGAGTTGCTCTACACCCCGCACATGGCCAAGCTTGACCTCTGGCGCACAAGCGGTCACGTGGACTTCTACTCGCAGAACATGTTCTCGTGCATGGAGGTTGAGAGCTCCGATTACCAGGTGAAGCCCATGAACTGCCCTTTCCACATACTGGTGTACAAATCAAAGACGAGAAGCTACAGGGACCTGCCGATCAGGTGGGCGGAGATAGGAACCGTGTACCGCTACGAGCGCTCGGGGGTTCTTCACGGCCTCCTCAGGGTGAGGGGCTTTTCCCAGGACGACGCACACATATTCTGCCGACCCGACCAGATACGCGAGGAAGTCTCCGAGGTGCTTCACCTCACTCTGGATTTTCTCAGAACTTTTGGGTTTGATAATTACGAGATTTTTCTTTCGACACGCCCGGAGAAATTCGTGGGAAGCGAAGAGAACTGGGAGAGGTCAATAGAGGCCATCGAGCAGGCTCTCTCGGACGTCGGGCTTCCCTACGGAGTGGACAGCGGTGGCGGAGCTTTTTACGGTCCCAAGATAGATCTCAAGATAAAGGACGTGATAGGCAGGGCTTGGCAGTGCTCAACTATTCAAGTAGATTTCAACCTGCCCGAGCGGTTTAGTATGGAGTTTGTGGGTGAGGATAACGCTAGACATACCCCGATAATGATACACAGGGCCATATTCGGTTCGATCGAGCGGTTCTTCGGAATCCTGATAGAACATTACGGGGGAGCGTTTCCGCTCTGGCTCAGCCCCGAGCAGGTGAGGGTGGCGTCCGTGGGACAGAGCCAGGCCGAGTACTGCGAGGAAGTCTGCGCCGAGCTTCGCTGCCGGGGAATCAGGGTCACAAGCGATTTGCGAAACGAGAAGCTAGGATATAAGGTTAGGGAAGCACAGGTAATGAAAATTCCCTATCTGCTGGTTGTAGGAGACAGGGAGGTTGAAACGGGAACGGTTGCTCCCAGAAAATACGGCGGGGACGCCATGGAGGCGTTGCCGGTGGATGATTTTATCGAAATCGTCGCCCGGGAGAACGATCCCTACAGCTGGATGGAGGTAAAGGCATAGCTAGAAGGAGAAGTAATAATTCCAGGACCCGCGTTCCTGAGACTCGCGTTAACAGGAGGATTACCGCAAAGGAGGTCAGGCTCATAGATGTCGAGGGTGAGCAGTTGGGAGTCGTAAGCATTGAAGATGCCTTGCGGATTTCGGAGGAAAAGGGAGTCGATGTGGTCGAGGTCGCGTCAAACGCTACCCCGCCCGTGTGCAGGCTCATGGACTACGGGAAGTTCAAGTATGAGCTTAGAAAGCAGCGGAGCGCGAAAAAACAGAAAGATCAGACCGTAAAGGAGATAAAATTTCGACCCAACATAGGAGAGCACGACCTGGAAGTCAAGGTAAACCGGATGAAAAGCTTTCTTGAAGCGGGTCACAAGACAAGGATGAGGATATTTTTCAGGGGCAGGGAGATAGTTCATCCGGAACTCGGTCGCGAGCTTGCCAATGAGGTTCGCGAGAAACTGTCCGATGTGGCCTCGGTGGACATGGAGCCCAAAATAGAGGGCAAGAACCTGATAATGATTCTTGTGCCGACAAAAAAACAGTGAGGGATTTACCAGATGCCTAAGATGA
The genomic region above belongs to Candidatus Dadabacteria bacterium and contains:
- the thrS gene encoding threonine--tRNA ligase, whose amino-acid sequence is MDIEINIDGKQGRFSSGTTVGEVLAELEGDKRTVGAVVDGQIVDFWHRLEGDCDLLPVKSNTDSSLGLLRHTTAHVLAEAVQSLFPEARVTIGPVIENGFYYDFDFERGFTPEDLENIELKMLEVIKKNRPLVRKTVTREEAVATFSGIKENYKVEIINDLPEGEEITIYDQTDWYDLCRGPHLPSTGLIKAFKLTSSAGAYWRGNENNPMLQRIYGTAFWNKKDLRKHLRDLEEAKKRDHRKLGRELDLFSVNDEIGPGLILWHPRGAKVRSVIEDFWKKEHVSRDYELLYTPHMAKLDLWRTSGHVDFYSQNMFSCMEVESSDYQVKPMNCPFHILVYKSKTRSYRDLPIRWAEIGTVYRYERSGVLHGLLRVRGFSQDDAHIFCRPDQIREEVSEVLHLTLDFLRTFGFDNYEIFLSTRPEKFVGSEENWERSIEAIEQALSDVGLPYGVDSGGGAFYGPKIDLKIKDVIGRAWQCSTIQVDFNLPERFSMEFVGEDNARHTPIMIHRAIFGSIERFFGILIEHYGGAFPLWLSPEQVRVASVGQSQAEYCEEVCAELRCRGIRVTSDLRNEKLGYKVREAQVMKIPYLLVVGDREVETGTVAPRKYGGDAMEALPVDDFIEIVARENDPYSWMEVKA
- the infC gene encoding translation initiation factor IF-3, whose product is MARRRSNNSRTRVPETRVNRRITAKEVRLIDVEGEQLGVVSIEDALRISEEKGVDVVEVASNATPPVCRLMDYGKFKYELRKQRSAKKQKDQTVKEIKFRPNIGEHDLEVKVNRMKSFLEAGHKTRMRIFFRGREIVHPELGRELANEVREKLSDVASVDMEPKIEGKNLIMILVPTKKQ